A section of the bacterium genome encodes:
- a CDS encoding orotate phosphoribosyltransferase, translating into MNAELANLLLETKALEIAAPEQPFWYTSGTIGPFYLNTHYLYGSRAKAEALLAFIDQQHANRQALAAGLLAAVEENYATDAGYRMVIDSLVRLAEREIGAARIAAVSGGERRDWFFSVMAARQLGKPILLIGKDKSVLRLDVKVEEVSELQGAAVLHVADLVTEASSYVRTWLPALQQRHGKLAWALNLVDRGQGGADVLRAHGIQPFHLIEIGPAFFESLQHSGYLTAATAAMLQAYHRGPRESMKRLLQDNPEILQRALASPDAKIRGRAELLVEQNVYDLPPAFLAACRAAAGTPAHQQPAET; encoded by the coding sequence ATGAACGCCGAACTCGCCAACTTGCTGCTCGAGACCAAAGCCCTGGAAATCGCCGCGCCGGAGCAACCCTTTTGGTACACTTCCGGCACCATCGGACCGTTCTATCTCAATACGCATTACTTGTACGGCAGCCGCGCCAAAGCCGAGGCGCTGCTGGCATTCATCGATCAACAGCACGCCAACCGGCAGGCGCTGGCCGCGGGATTGCTGGCCGCGGTCGAAGAAAACTACGCCACGGACGCCGGCTACCGCATGGTGATCGACAGTCTCGTGCGGTTGGCGGAACGTGAGATTGGCGCCGCGCGGATCGCTGCGGTCTCGGGTGGAGAGCGGCGGGATTGGTTTTTCTCCGTGATGGCGGCGCGGCAACTGGGCAAACCGATTCTGCTCATCGGCAAAGACAAGAGCGTCTTGCGGCTGGACGTGAAGGTGGAAGAGGTGAGCGAACTGCAGGGTGCTGCCGTGCTGCACGTTGCCGATCTCGTCACCGAAGCGTCGAGTTACGTGCGCACCTGGCTGCCGGCGCTGCAGCAACGGCACGGCAAATTGGCGTGGGCGCTCAACTTGGTGGATCGCGGCCAGGGCGGCGCGGACGTCCTGCGCGCGCACGGCATTCAACCGTTTCACCTCATTGAAATCGGCCCGGCGTTTTTCGAGAGCCTGCAGCACAGCGGCTATCTCACCGCCGCCACCGCCGCGATGCTGCAAGCCTATCATCGCGGCCCGCGTGAAAGCATGAAGCGGCTGCTGCAGGACAATCCGGAAATTCTGCAGCGTGCGCTGGCCTCACCGGATGCCAAAATCCGCGGCCGGGCTGAGCTTCTGGTCGAGCAGAATGTGTATGATCTGCCGCCTGCATTTCTCGCCGCCTGCCGTGCGGCAGCCGGAACGCCCGCACACCAGCAGCCGGCTGAGACGTAG
- the amrB gene encoding AmmeMemoRadiSam system protein B: MSAKPKLRFVEALPLEAENGQRFALRDPSGLAEQMIVVSRETLFLLQFFDGQHSLLDIRAEFYRQSGTFLPEQQLETLVAQLDRSYFLESDTFRAYKSKLEQQMLALPARPAAHAGASYPAEAGELRRQLDGFYANGAGLPASNGSNGGPFVTGAIAPHIDLRVGGACYTYAYRALAESAPAEVYVILGTGHSGLLHCFSCLPKDFETPLGLVRHDDRFIAELARRHPFDLFSEPLPHRSEHTIEFQAVFLQHLFGGRRPFTIVPILCSYAYPMLTDDRFSHEREIVHAFVKALRQTCELESRRGRRVCCLASVDFSHVGPRYGDRSTPDRDFLQSVETADRQLLQAIEAGDAGKLVEANERIQDRYRVCGFAPLHTLLASGVAQYGKVLKYEQGTVDDRQSVVSYASAALYGRD, encoded by the coding sequence ATGAGCGCCAAACCCAAACTTCGCTTTGTCGAAGCGCTGCCGCTGGAAGCGGAAAACGGCCAGCGCTTCGCGCTGCGCGACCCCTCCGGCCTGGCCGAGCAGATGATCGTGGTTTCGCGGGAAACACTCTTCCTGCTGCAGTTTTTTGACGGCCAGCATTCCCTGCTCGACATTCGCGCGGAATTCTATCGCCAATCCGGCACGTTTCTGCCGGAGCAGCAATTGGAAACGTTGGTGGCGCAGTTGGATCGCAGCTATTTTCTGGAGAGTGACACTTTTCGCGCCTACAAAAGCAAGCTCGAGCAACAGATGCTGGCGCTGCCCGCGCGGCCGGCGGCGCATGCCGGCGCCAGCTATCCCGCCGAAGCCGGCGAGCTGCGGCGCCAGCTCGACGGCTTCTATGCGAACGGCGCGGGTCTGCCGGCGAGCAACGGCAGTAACGGCGGGCCGTTCGTCACCGGCGCGATTGCGCCCCACATTGATCTGCGCGTCGGCGGCGCGTGTTACACCTATGCCTATCGCGCGCTGGCGGAAAGCGCGCCGGCCGAGGTCTACGTCATCCTCGGCACCGGCCACAGCGGCCTGCTCCATTGTTTCTCCTGCCTGCCGAAGGATTTCGAGACGCCGCTCGGCCTGGTGCGGCATGATGATCGCTTCATCGCCGAGTTGGCGCGCCGCCATCCCTTTGATTTGTTCAGCGAGCCGCTGCCGCATCGCAGCGAGCATACCATCGAATTTCAAGCCGTTTTTCTGCAGCACTTGTTTGGCGGCCGCCGGCCGTTTACCATCGTGCCCATCCTGTGCTCTTATGCCTACCCGATGTTGACCGATGACCGCTTCAGCCACGAACGCGAGATCGTGCATGCCTTCGTCAAAGCACTGCGCCAAACCTGCGAGCTGGAATCCCGGCGCGGCCGCCGGGTGTGCTGCCTTGCCAGCGTCGATTTCTCCCACGTCGGGCCGCGTTACGGCGACCGCAGCACGCCGGACCGCGATTTTCTGCAGAGCGTCGAGACGGCCGATCGCCAGTTGCTGCAGGCCATCGAGGCCGGTGATGCCGGCAAATTAGTGGAAGCCAACGAGCGCATTCAGGATCGCTATCGCGTGTGCGGCTTCGCGCCGCTGCATACCCTGCTGGCCAGCGGCGTGGCGCAATACGGCAAGGTTTTGAAGTATGAGCAGGGCACCGTTGACGATCGCCAATCCGTGGTGAGCTATGCCAGCGCCGCACTGTATGGCCGCGACTGA
- the yhbY gene encoding ribosome assembly RNA-binding protein YhbY → MPELTGKQRRYLRALGNELKPVVMVGHNGLAEPVLRALAEAFHQAELVKVRLQEGFLGDRFEVAQELAKSVSAQLVQVLGKTILLYRRHLEKPRITLP, encoded by the coding sequence ATGCCTGAGCTGACCGGCAAGCAGCGCCGCTACCTGCGTGCCTTGGGGAATGAATTGAAGCCCGTGGTGATGGTGGGTCACAATGGCTTGGCGGAACCGGTGTTGCGGGCGCTGGCCGAAGCCTTTCATCAAGCTGAATTGGTGAAAGTGAGGTTGCAGGAGGGCTTCCTCGGCGACCGCTTCGAAGTGGCGCAGGAATTGGCCAAATCCGTTTCCGCGCAATTGGTGCAAGTTTTGGGCAAGACGATCCTGTTGTATCGCCGGCATCTGGAAAAGCCGCGCATCACTCTGCCGTGA
- the trpE gene encoding anthranilate synthase component I, whose amino-acid sequence MMPNYPSTFDDFARHARHGNLVPVSLAMLADTFTPVSAFLRLNPQQRYGFLLESISGGEKMARYSFLGVAPAFIVRYHRPAGEPSQRSLHLEQLTERYAGFAPANAALDIFTFLQSAMQRLRPVVVQGLPRFTGGFVGFFGYATVHDLEHLPASSKPATPATPAFPDAEFGFYDTVLAFDHVRQEILLITHVLLAEGELNLRRRYEEAVERLEHLRQQLNTPLPAPASVAAPQHRPEPQANFTAADFCAAVTRAQEHIAAGDIFQVVLSQRFSCRLTVPPFQLYRALRQSNPSPYLFFLQHDENTLIGSSPEALLRVEAGMAEMRPIAGTRRRGLDAEEDQRLEEELRADAKECAEHLMLVDLSRNDLGRVCEYASVQVHELMAVERYSHVMHLVSGVRGRLQPGLEAIAALRACFPAGTVSGAPKIRAMEIIATLEPESRGPYAGAVGYLDFHGNLDTCITIRTIWTQGRQAFFQAGAGIVADSDPGREYQETIEKSRAVWNAIDLAERGL is encoded by the coding sequence ATGATGCCAAACTATCCTTCGACTTTCGATGACTTCGCCCGCCACGCCCGTCACGGCAATCTCGTGCCGGTCAGCCTCGCCATGCTGGCAGATACGTTCACGCCGGTTTCCGCCTTCCTGCGGCTCAACCCGCAGCAGCGCTACGGCTTTTTGCTGGAAAGCATCTCCGGCGGCGAAAAGATGGCGCGCTATTCCTTCCTCGGGGTTGCGCCTGCTTTCATCGTGCGTTACCATCGCCCGGCCGGCGAGCCGTCCCAGCGCAGCCTCCATCTCGAGCAATTGACCGAACGCTACGCCGGATTCGCGCCGGCAAATGCCGCGCTCGATATCTTTACATTTCTGCAGTCCGCCATGCAGCGCTTGCGGCCGGTGGTGGTGCAGGGCTTGCCCCGTTTCACCGGCGGTTTCGTGGGCTTCTTTGGCTATGCTACCGTGCATGATTTGGAGCATCTGCCCGCCAGCAGCAAGCCGGCGACACCAGCAACGCCGGCCTTTCCCGACGCCGAGTTCGGTTTCTACGACACGGTGCTCGCCTTCGATCACGTGCGCCAGGAAATCCTGCTGATCACGCACGTCCTGCTTGCCGAGGGCGAGTTGAATTTGCGGCGCCGCTACGAGGAGGCGGTTGAACGGCTTGAGCATCTGCGCCAGCAGCTCAACACGCCCCTGCCGGCACCGGCCTCGGTGGCAGCGCCGCAGCACCGGCCGGAGCCGCAGGCCAATTTCACCGCCGCCGATTTCTGTGCCGCCGTAACGCGTGCCCAAGAGCACATCGCGGCGGGCGACATCTTTCAAGTGGTGTTGTCCCAGCGTTTTTCCTGCCGCCTCACGGTGCCGCCGTTTCAGCTCTATCGCGCTTTGCGGCAGAGCAATCCCTCGCCCTATCTTTTTTTTCTGCAGCATGATGAAAACACTCTGATCGGCTCCTCACCGGAGGCGTTGTTGCGGGTGGAAGCCGGCATGGCTGAGATGCGGCCGATTGCCGGCACGCGGCGCCGCGGCCTCGACGCCGAGGAAGATCAGCGTTTGGAAGAGGAACTGCGGGCAGACGCCAAGGAATGCGCCGAGCATCTCATGCTGGTCGATTTGAGCCGCAATGATCTCGGCCGCGTGTGCGAATATGCCAGCGTGCAAGTGCACGAGCTGATGGCGGTGGAACGCTACTCGCACGTCATGCATCTCGTCTCCGGCGTGCGCGGCCGGTTACAGCCGGGGTTGGAGGCGATCGCCGCGCTGCGCGCCTGCTTTCCCGCAGGCACGGTGAGCGGCGCGCCCAAGATTCGCGCCATGGAAATCATCGCGACGCTGGAGCCGGAAAGCCGCGGGCCTTATGCTGGCGCGGTGGGCTATCTCGATTTCCACGGCAACCTGGATACGTGCATCACCATTCGCACGATTTGGACGCAGGGCCGGCAGGCTTTCTTTCAGGCGGGCGCCGGCATCGTGGCTGATTCCGATCCCGGCCGCGAGTATCAAGAGACCATCGAAAAGTCCCGCGCCGTGTGGAATGCCATTGATCTGGCGGAACGGGGCTTATGA
- a CDS encoding PorV/PorQ family protein, producing the protein MKILHAILRSSRRPALWAAVAVLLAPVGAAGQTLAGANILKLVPGARPQGLAGIGAGVIDELQALYANPAAAGFTREWQWAATYSKTIAEAYHAALLYGTQAPTPWRRRLHVNLGLLHQGMPEFDSSDGAVPPVAAGDWLATAGLAQPFTLAGENFALGANAKYLRSKLAQFEAASWMADMGLLYRSRRFGLLKSSNRLLKYGVISAGLGVANVGHALTFQTIGTPLPRTWRAGVAFNAGHHEGLQLQLAADYRRVHTERAGAFTFGTEISWGQLVSLRGGYDFHDDLLSHFAMGLSLRLADTRSPVSGVLPGRNNTLRLDLAALEQTDLFSRPYRGSVTHYPVGPERFALRTPAPGTLVETDSVRLRWDATADPDLYDDVQYLLLVERDSLKLAEALTLAASNREAFLTGTAGPGLLIKANPAAASYQLKDLEGGRYFWTVLAYDSDSHVRLAEAAGRPFWNFHIAVPMLEIEAITFDYSPWITTDATQGTLQLTLSNKGGGAGRAVRLVVADSLLAHGGVAAPTTVLLDTTIALIAAGSRDTLALAWHTPYAGWHRLSARFPHLHAAVAGGGAADFPTIPKGTLTAADTLVIAAPSHILYEVPFIPEICFDPNRAEVKPEYLRKTLLDPPLFTLAQRIKDHRHLKIYLQGFADPSSGETTVALAEARAAAVRDSLLALGVNGEQVILQPGEVLPPRRMPAQADDARWVQEERRYVKISADSTSEPIVFQLISYDDVEEESRPVIFHSAIATAVPANAALLQTAAAGLHEQLEVLPASPGGLRQEIVWQPRATGSGNLGALAGHQLTHTLMLVDTLGRTFYTPPRQSQLALRSQVREQRVAWPIRFNGTAPLYDFYWAKLQPHIEQLLTHEHMRMRFSGHACAIGPEAVNLRLSQQRAEAFHQTFLRIIRQRYPQDYEKIAARLDRAVGRGETRPMGVEHLSGKTIIIGNNESPLGRKLNRRLEMEFYYKQLPGEGLSEKK; encoded by the coding sequence ATGAAGATCCTTCATGCGATTTTGCGTTCAAGCCGCCGGCCGGCGCTGTGGGCCGCGGTGGCGGTGCTGCTGGCGCCGGTTGGGGCTGCCGGCCAGACGCTGGCAGGCGCCAACATTCTCAAACTGGTGCCGGGCGCGCGGCCGCAAGGCCTGGCGGGCATCGGCGCCGGCGTGATCGATGAGCTGCAGGCGCTCTACGCCAATCCCGCGGCCGCGGGATTCACCCGCGAGTGGCAGTGGGCCGCAACGTATTCCAAAACCATCGCGGAGGCATATCACGCCGCGCTGCTGTACGGCACGCAAGCGCCCACGCCCTGGCGCCGGCGTTTGCATGTCAATCTCGGCCTGCTCCATCAAGGCATGCCGGAGTTCGACAGTTCGGACGGCGCCGTGCCGCCAGTCGCGGCAGGCGACTGGCTGGCAACCGCCGGGTTGGCGCAGCCATTCACGCTTGCCGGAGAAAATTTCGCGCTGGGCGCGAATGCCAAATACCTGCGCAGCAAACTCGCGCAATTCGAGGCGGCATCCTGGATGGCGGACATGGGGCTGCTCTACCGTTCCCGCCGCTTCGGTTTGTTGAAATCGTCAAACCGGCTGCTGAAGTACGGCGTGATTTCCGCGGGCCTGGGCGTGGCCAATGTCGGCCACGCTTTGACCTTTCAGACCATCGGCACGCCGCTGCCGCGCACCTGGCGCGCGGGAGTGGCCTTCAATGCCGGCCATCATGAAGGATTGCAACTGCAGCTTGCCGCGGACTACCGGCGCGTGCACACCGAACGCGCGGGCGCTTTCACCTTCGGCACCGAAATCTCCTGGGGCCAGCTTGTCTCACTGCGCGGCGGCTATGATTTTCACGATGATTTGCTCAGCCATTTTGCCATGGGCCTGAGCCTGCGGCTGGCGGACACGCGCTCGCCGGTCAGCGGCGTGCTGCCCGGCCGCAACAACACCCTGCGGCTGGATCTCGCCGCGCTGGAACAAACCGACTTGTTCTCACGGCCGTATCGCGGCAGCGTGACCCACTATCCGGTCGGACCGGAACGCTTCGCGCTGCGCACGCCGGCGCCCGGCACGCTGGTTGAAACCGACAGCGTGCGGTTGCGCTGGGACGCCACCGCCGATCCGGATCTCTATGATGACGTGCAGTACTTGCTGCTAGTCGAGCGTGACAGCCTGAAACTGGCCGAGGCGCTCACCCTGGCCGCGAGCAATCGCGAGGCGTTTCTCACCGGAACCGCAGGGCCGGGGCTGTTGATCAAAGCGAATCCCGCTGCCGCCTCTTATCAACTGAAGGATTTGGAAGGGGGAAGATATTTCTGGACGGTGCTGGCGTATGACAGCGACAGCCATGTGCGCCTTGCGGAGGCGGCCGGCCGGCCGTTCTGGAATTTTCACATCGCCGTGCCGATGCTGGAGATCGAAGCCATCACGTTCGATTACAGTCCGTGGATCACGACCGACGCAACGCAAGGCACGTTGCAGCTCACGCTCAGCAACAAGGGCGGCGGCGCGGGCCGGGCAGTACGGCTGGTGGTGGCGGATTCGCTGCTGGCGCACGGCGGAGTCGCCGCGCCAACCACGGTTTTGCTCGATACCACGATCGCGCTGATCGCGGCGGGCAGCCGTGACACGCTGGCCCTGGCCTGGCACACGCCGTATGCCGGCTGGCATCGCCTGAGCGCGCGCTTCCCACACCTGCACGCAGCAGTCGCAGGCGGTGGCGCGGCGGACTTTCCCACGATACCCAAAGGCACGCTGACGGCGGCCGACACGCTGGTGATCGCGGCGCCTTCGCACATCTTGTATGAAGTGCCTTTCATCCCCGAGATCTGCTTCGATCCCAACCGCGCCGAGGTCAAACCGGAATACTTACGCAAGACGCTGCTGGATCCGCCGCTGTTCACACTGGCGCAGCGCATCAAAGACCATCGCCATCTCAAGATCTATTTGCAGGGTTTTGCGGATCCCAGCAGCGGCGAGACCACGGTGGCACTGGCCGAGGCGCGCGCAGCCGCAGTGCGGGATTCGCTGCTCGCGCTCGGCGTCAATGGCGAGCAAGTCATTTTGCAGCCGGGTGAAGTTTTGCCGCCGCGGCGCATGCCGGCACAGGCCGATGACGCGCGCTGGGTGCAGGAGGAGCGGCGTTACGTCAAGATTTCCGCGGACAGCACCAGCGAGCCGATCGTATTCCAGCTAATTTCTTATGATGACGTGGAGGAAGAAAGCCGGCCGGTGATCTTCCACAGCGCGATTGCCACTGCCGTACCGGCGAACGCGGCCTTGTTGCAGACCGCGGCCGCCGGGCTGCATGAACAACTCGAAGTCTTGCCGGCCTCGCCGGGCGGGCTGCGGCAGGAGATCGTCTGGCAGCCGCGCGCGACCGGCAGCGGGAACCTCGGCGCGCTCGCCGGCCATCAGCTCACGCACACGCTGATGCTGGTGGACACGCTCGGCCGCACATTTTACACGCCGCCGCGCCAGTCACAGCTCGCGCTGCGCTCGCAGGTGCGCGAGCAGCGCGTGGCCTGGCCGATTCGCTTCAACGGCACCGCGCCGTTGTATGATTTCTATTGGGCGAAATTGCAGCCGCACATCGAGCAATTGCTCACCCACGAGCACATGCGCATGCGTTTTTCGGGACATGCCTGCGCCATCGGGCCGGAGGCGGTGAACCTGCGGCTGTCGCAGCAGCGCGCCGAGGCGTTTCATCAGACTTTCTTGCGCATCATCCGCCAGCGTTATCCGCAGGACTATGAGAAGATCGCGGCCCGCCTCGACCGCGCCGTGGGCCGCGGCGAAACCCGGCCGATGGGGGTCGAACACTTGAGCGGTAAAACCATCATCATCGGCAACAACGAGTCACCGCTGGGCCGCAAGCTGAACCGCCGTTTGGAAATGGAGTTTTACTACAAGCAACTGCCGGGGGAGGGATTGAGTGAGAAGAAGTGA
- a CDS encoding VWA domain-containing protein, which translates to MIQRSRPPAARLRAPLWTFILLLAGLGPGAVFSQSGNTVVSINNISIAGEVSLRGKTGAFPAPVLSTISVTDRDGNLIKGLADTLRWLKPPDLAEIGRPISQIWQPLLEYHRDNPAFPAQPNLYSQTPAPEFTEVRRTEYFPTSSLLVMDISGSMKLQLDDAKAGNLAYLEQLRPYDRAGLIQFCGTVVTSLPITSAKTPLRQSIVAADTCFGTAIYDALLAAIEITKFEPSRRGIILYTDGVDTRSTTSPAAVIARAQTFNIPIFTIALGNEPQVEILMEIADQTGGLFFYTETAAGMIEIYKKIAAIMQNFYVMAHASTDANRNDTWRVVDVTANPPGRRANGKGRYFVPGVTPPRLTDLALALNANPATVQPDDNFEYLLRVNNLGPAAGGNLDIWQHLPDSVSLVEAIPAPGYVDGDSLLWQVPTLASGNAFEIRVKVKLSPATPVTLEKLISRAELTAANDLSPGNNFAIDTVTVFFPSPKNTDLALAFSAQTQTLGSVKPGENYSYRLRVANLGPNPSASIRLSQILPDSVRLLSTVPAASLSGDSLIWQIAQLNAGQADSFAVNVQLAAQVPVSLTQITSIATVTAANDTSAANNSATNTLNVIFPPPPPKNTDLALAFSAQTQTLGSVKPGENCSYRLRVANLGPNPAASIRLSQVLPDSVRLISTVPAASLSGDSLIWQIAQLNAGQVDSFAVNVQLAAQVPISLTQITSTATVAAANDTSAANNSVTNTLTVISTPPPPPKNTDLALAFSARTQTPGSVKPGENYSYRLRVANLGPNPSASIRLGQVLPDSVKLLSTVPAASLSGDSLIWQISQLNAGQVDSFAVNVQLAAQVPISLTQITSTATLAAANDTSAANNSATNTLNVIFPPPPPKNTDLALAFSAQTQTLGSVKPGENYSYRLRVANLGPHPAAGTRLSQVLPDSVRLISTVPAASLSGDSLIWQITQLNAGQVDSFAVNVQLAAQVPISLTQITSVATLAAANDTSAANNTVTNTLNVVSTPPPPPLAPKITATPEVVQVTDSVFIRVQVEQPVRQWDLWVYFVTGRIDSSFADGFIAATPLAPQTWYDVRPAFGETRLLTQARQEKIKFELRTIDAFGRFVSSRAGVTVRSGNDLVLDRNVYEPERQGPLAINFRLSSNRSARLDLLDLNGQKVTELITAPFRAGWNTHFWNGLTQDGRRVGSGVYLITLHSEEFNDWKKVIVVR; encoded by the coding sequence ATGATCCAGCGATCCCGCCCGCCCGCCGCCCGACTGCGCGCGCCCTTGTGGACCTTCATCCTGCTGCTCGCCGGCCTGGGTCCCGGCGCCGTGTTCAGCCAGTCGGGCAACACTGTCGTCTCGATCAACAACATCTCGATTGCCGGCGAAGTTTCGCTGCGCGGCAAAACCGGCGCGTTTCCCGCCCCGGTGCTCTCCACGATTTCGGTGACCGACCGCGACGGCAATCTGATCAAGGGCCTGGCTGACACGCTGCGCTGGCTCAAGCCGCCCGATCTGGCCGAAATCGGCCGGCCCATCAGCCAAATCTGGCAGCCGCTGTTGGAGTATCATCGCGACAATCCCGCGTTTCCGGCGCAGCCGAATCTCTACAGCCAAACGCCGGCGCCGGAATTCACCGAAGTGCGGCGCACCGAATACTTTCCCACCAGCTCGCTGCTGGTGATGGACATCAGCGGCAGCATGAAGCTGCAACTCGATGATGCCAAAGCGGGCAATCTCGCCTACCTCGAACAACTGCGGCCGTACGACCGCGCCGGTTTGATTCAATTCTGCGGAACGGTGGTGACGTCGTTGCCGATCACCTCCGCAAAAACGCCGTTGCGGCAAAGCATTGTTGCCGCCGACACCTGTTTCGGGACCGCGATCTACGATGCCCTGCTCGCCGCCATAGAGATCACCAAATTCGAGCCCAGCCGGCGCGGCATCATTCTCTACACCGACGGCGTCGACACGCGCTCGACCACCTCGCCCGCCGCCGTGATCGCGCGCGCGCAGACATTCAACATCCCCATCTTCACCATCGCGCTCGGCAATGAACCGCAAGTGGAAATTCTGATGGAGATTGCCGATCAAACCGGCGGCTTGTTCTTCTACACCGAAACCGCGGCCGGCATGATCGAAATCTACAAGAAGATTGCCGCGATCATGCAGAATTTCTATGTGATGGCGCATGCCTCGACCGATGCCAATCGCAACGACACCTGGCGCGTGGTCGATGTCACCGCCAACCCGCCCGGCCGCCGCGCCAACGGCAAGGGCCGCTACTTCGTGCCCGGCGTGACGCCGCCTCGCCTCACCGATCTGGCGCTGGCGCTGAACGCCAACCCTGCGACGGTCCAACCGGACGACAATTTTGAATATCTCCTGCGTGTCAATAACCTGGGGCCGGCGGCCGGCGGCAACCTCGACATTTGGCAGCACTTGCCGGATTCGGTGAGTTTGGTAGAGGCCATACCGGCGCCGGGCTATGTTGACGGCGATTCATTGCTCTGGCAAGTCCCGACCCTCGCCAGCGGCAATGCCTTTGAAATTCGCGTCAAAGTCAAGCTCTCGCCGGCAACGCCGGTCACACTCGAAAAGCTGATCAGCCGGGCAGAATTGACGGCAGCGAATGATCTCTCACCGGGCAACAACTTTGCGATAGATACGGTGACCGTGTTTTTCCCCTCGCCGAAGAACACGGATCTGGCTCTCGCATTTTCTGCACAAACACAGACCCTGGGCAGCGTCAAGCCCGGAGAGAATTACTCCTATCGCCTGCGCGTTGCCAATCTCGGTCCGAATCCGAGCGCCAGCATTCGCCTGAGCCAAATCCTGCCGGATTCCGTGAGACTACTTTCAACCGTGCCCGCAGCTTCGCTCAGCGGCGATTCGTTGATCTGGCAGATTGCTCAGCTCAATGCCGGTCAAGCGGATTCATTTGCCGTCAATGTGCAACTCGCGGCGCAAGTGCCGGTTTCCCTGACTCAGATCACCAGCATTGCGACTGTTACCGCGGCGAATGATACTTCGGCCGCGAACAATTCCGCGACCAACACGCTGAACGTCATCTTCCCGCCGCCACCGCCGAAGAACACGGATCTGGCTCTCGCATTTTCTGCACAAACACAGACCCTGGGCAGCGTCAAGCCCGGAGAGAATTGCTCCTATCGCCTGCGCGTTGCCAATCTCGGTCCGAATCCAGCCGCGAGTATTCGCCTGAGCCAAGTCCTGCCGGATTCAGTAAGATTGATCTCAACCGTGCCCGCCGCTTCACTCAGCGGCGATTCGTTGATCTGGCAGATTGCTCAGCTCAATGCCGGTCAGGTGGATTCGTTTGCTGTCAATGTTCAGCTCGCGGCGCAAGTGCCAATTTCACTCACTCAGATTACCAGCACTGCGACGGTTGCCGCGGCGAATGATACTTCGGCCGCGAACAATTCAGTGACCAACACGCTGACTGTCATTTCTACTCCTCCGCCACCGCCGAAGAACACGGATCTGGCTCTCGCATTTTCTGCACGAACACAGACCCCGGGCAGCGTCAAGCCCGGAGAGAATTATTCCTATCGCCTGCGCGTTGCCAATCTCGGCCCGAATCCGAGCGCCAGCATTCGCTTGGGCCAAGTACTGCCGGATTCAGTGAAATTACTTTCAACCGTGCCCGCCGCTTCACTCAGCGGCGATTCGTTGATTTGGCAAATCTCCCAATTGAATGCCGGTCAGGTCGATTCGTTTGCTGTCAATGTTCAACTCGCGGCGCAAGTGCCAATTTCACTCACTCAGATTACCAGCACTGCGACTCTTGCCGCGGCGAATGATACTTCGGCCGCGAACAATTCCGCGACCAACACGCTGAACGTCATCTTCCCGCCGCCACCGCCGAAGAACACGGATCTGGCTCTCGCATTTTCTGCACAAACACAGACCCTGGGCAGTGTCAAGCCCGGAGAGAATTACTCCTATCGCCTGCGCGTTGCCAATCTCGGTCCGCATCCAGCCGCGGGTACTCGCTTGAGCCAAGTCCTGCCGGATTCAGTAAGATTGATCTCAACCGTGCCCGCCGCTTCGCTCAGCGGCGATTCGTTGATCTGGCAAATCACTCAGCTCAATGCCGGTCAGGTGGATTCGTTTGCTGTCAATGTTCAGCTCGCGGCGCAAGTGCCAATTTCACTCACTCAGATTACCAGCGTCGCGACTCTTGCCGCGGCGAATGATACTTCGGCCGCGAACAACACAGTGACCAACACGCTGAATGTCGTTTCTACTCCTCCGCCACCGCCGCTCGCTCCCAAAATTACTGCCACGCCGGAAGTGGTGCAGGTCACTGACAGCGTTTTCATTCGCGTACAGGTGGAACAGCCGGTGCGGCAATGGGATTTGTGGGTGTATTTCGTGACCGGCCGCATCGATTCCAGCTTTGCCGACGGCTTCATCGCGGCCACGCCGCTGGCGCCGCAAACGTGGTACGACGTCCGGCCGGCATTTGGAGAAACGCGGCTGCTGACCCAGGCGCGCCAGGAAAAAATCAAGTTCGAACTGCGCACGATCGACGCTTTCGGCCGCTTCGTCAGCAGCCGCGCCGGCGTGACCGTGCGCAGCGGCAATGATCTGGTGTTGGATCGCAACGTGTACGAGCCGGAGCGCCAGGGCCCGCTCGCCATCAACTTCCGGCTCAGCTCCAACCGCAGCGCGCGCCTGGACCTGCTCGACCTCAACGGCCAAAAGGTGACGGAGTTGATCACCGCGCCCTTCCGCGCGGGCTGGAATACCCATTTCTGGAACGGCTTGACGCAGGACGGCCGCCGCGTGGGCAGCGGCGTCTATCTCATCACGCTGCATTCCGAAGAATTCAACGACTGGAAAAAGGTGATCGTCGTCCGATGA